In one Silene latifolia isolate original U9 population chromosome 10, ASM4854445v1, whole genome shotgun sequence genomic region, the following are encoded:
- the LOC141606580 gene encoding disease resistance protein RGA2-like — MAEAIVAELVKTIAEKMGSKICESIVSAYDIESKIKGLEDLKNIIEAAKLDADSVPLCTHTRQWLLYKLELGLAKIYDFQDAKATKAKQKENTGGSNKFRKGMQLFFPTSIPIVSSYKDAKEIKGITEGINLAVNNHANFGSIVSSSAMNQTQTLSNVSESDYTIDRTMIGRDKDMDNIVSLLFDTSTAEENVSVASIVGMGGVGKTMLAKYVYNDNKIDTYFDLKLWVFATQDFNVKDVLRQMVTRDTREQVLDYTMEQLKRSLSQVIAGKRFLLVLDGVWDEVSLRVKWQELERVLKDGAKGSRVLLTTRSDTVARIIGTHEPYMINDLSDDDCWLLFRDIAITKFHDQGVEAIGKEISKMCHKLPLPILTIGTILAGKFSVREWRTFRNDQLESFKSYGSNVLNTLKLSYDQLGEGLKLCVKYCSLFPKGFCFEKDRLIHLWIAMGYVKTEYTNQSLEDAAEDYLLCLLGRGFFYCMKTRDGTVWKNNFQMHNLMHDLVLSVTGVKYKMADSNTNEFDERVWHVSFVSVTESPWKPPSSLFKIEYLNTFLLPLPSSVRSLQKIKALPVRNKLILDSFRPLRVLRMHGVGITELPNSVGDLIHLRYLDISFNYIRKLPGSITKLVNLYLLDLSYCQSLEELPEDIGKLKMLRHLDLDSCLSLSHMPNELQLLTGLETLNQFVVGKPRKSKAYSPCGLADLSRFVNLKGRLTIILAERSKDIISEAKAVNLDKKEIKSFLMEFRGREIQDETVLDSLKPGADLECLVIENYAGKRLPCWMREGIHSWLPNLVVVKIVNCQECIFMCSFGRLAHLKYLYFGRLEKVEYIENGDSSSSSDNTLVLGDEHASTPLFPSLLHLTLTKIPALKGWWSVTDSAQDRGLNQLQKWMPAFPKLEEVRMDMELVISLAQVFLQRISSVRRLVVIGKLLTVNMGPKAKAIQKSLPSNVATRPRQPVILLKSYLPMLFELRFRGIELVYLPEEFRGMPALEILGIYNCKALEAVPEWIDSLTSLRSLTIDNCPEIKSLPSEISNLSNLTSLILTRCSFQLAERCQEPSGEDWLKIKHIPNIRIEAANNDE; from the coding sequence ATGGCTGAAGCAATAGTGGCTGAGTTGGTCAAAACTATAGCTGAAAAAATGGGATCCAAAATTTGCGAAAGTATAGTTTCTGCATACGACATTGAGTCTAAAATAAAAGGGCTGGAGGATCTCAAAAATATCATTGAAGCTGCAAAACTCGACGCTGATTCAGTACCATTGTGCACTCATACTCGACAATGGTTGCTTTATAAGCTTGAACTCGGACTCGCCAAAATATACGATTTCCAAGATGCGAAAGCCACAAAAGCCAAGCAGAAAGAAAACACGGGCGGAAGTAATAAGTTCCGTAAAGGGATGCAGTTGTTTTTTCCTACTTCAATCCCGATTGTCTCTTCCTACAAGGATGCTAAGGAAATAAAGGGTATTACGGAGGGAATAAATCTCGCTGTAAATAACCATGCCAATTTCGGAAGCATAGTTAGCTCGTCCGCTATGAACCAAACCCAAACATTGAGCAATGTATCAGAGTCTGATTATACGATTGATCGTACAATGATTGGACGAGATAAAGACATGGATAACATAGTAAGCTTATTGTTTGACACCTCTACTGCTGAAGAGAACGTCTCTGTTGCTTCCATTGTTGGGATGGGCGGTGTTGGGAAGACTATGTTGGCTAAGTATGTGTACAATGATAACAAGATTGATACATATTTTGATTTGAAGCTTTGGGTTTTCGCCACCCAAGATTTTAATGTCAAGGATGTGTTACGACAGATGGTAACACGTGACACCAGAGAACAAGTTCTCGATTACACGATGGAACAGCTCAAAAGAAGTTTGTCTCAAGTTATTGCTGGGAAGAGATTTTTGCTAGTTTTGGATGGTGTATGGGATGAAGTCAGTTTAAGAGTAAAGTGGCAAGAATTGGAAAGAGTGCTCAAGGACGGGGCTAAGGGTAGTCGAGTTCTCCTTACCACACGCAGCGACACAGTTGCTAGAATTATTGGGACCCACGAACCATACATGATCAATGATTTAAGTGATGATGATTGCTGGCTCCTCTTCCGAGATATTGCCATTACAAAATTCCATGACCAAGGAGTGGAAGCTATCGGGAAGGAGATATCGAAGATGTGTCACAAATTACCCCTTCCTATACTGACGATTGGAACCATTTTAGCAGGAAAATTTAGTGTTCGAGAATGGCGCACCTTTAGAAATGATCAGCTTGAAAGCTTTAAGTCCTACGGTAGTAATGTCCTCAACACTCTCAAACTCAGTTATGATCAATTGGGTGAAGGGCTAAAACTCTGTGTTAAATACTGCTCTTTGTTTCCAAAGGGATTCTGCTTTGAAAAAGATCGTCTCATTCATCTTTGGATTGCCATGGGATATGTGAAGACAGAATATACAAACCAAAGTCTAGAAGACGCGGCAGAAGATTATTTGTTGTGTTTGCTAGGACGAGGATTTTTCTACTGTATGAAAACGAGGGATGGAACTGTGTGGAAAAATAATTTTCAGATGCACAACTTGATGCATGATCTTGTGCTCTCGGTTACTGGGGTTAAGTATAAAATGGCAGATTCAAATACTAATGAATTTGATGAAAGAGTTTGGCACGTGTCATTCGTTTCAGTAACAGAGTCACCTTGGAAACCCCCATCATCACTATTCAAAATCGAGTacttgaatacattccttcttccTCTTCCTTCATCAGTGCGTTCCCTTCAGAAAATCAAAGCTTTGCCTGTACGTAATAAACTTATACTAGACAGTTTCCGACCTTTGAGGGTGTTGCGGATGCATGGTGTAGGAATAACTGAACTTCCAAACTCAGTAGGCGACCTGATACACTTGAGGTATCTTGATATTTCGTTCAATTATATCCGTAAACTCCCTGGATCAATCACAAAACTTGTGAATCTTTACTTACTTGACCTATCTTACTGTCAGAGCCTTGAAGAGTTGCCCGAGGATATAGGCAAGCTAAAGATGTTGAGACACCTTGACCTCGATAGTTGTTTAAGTTTGAGTCATATGCCCAACGAGTTGCAGCTATTGACAGGTCTTGAAACACTGAACCAATTTGTTGTAGGAAAACCGAGGAAGTCTAAGGCATATTCGCCATGCGGTTTAGCAGACCTAAGTCGCTTTGTTAATCTTAAAGGTAGGTTGACAATCATTCTGGCCGAGCGATCTAAGGATATCATTTCAGAAGCCAAGGCTGTAAATCTGGACAAGAAAGAGATTAAGAGCTTTCTTATGGAATTTAGAGGGAGGGAAATACAGGATGAGACGGTGCTCGATAGTCTCAAACCTGGTGCTGATCTCGAATGCCTGGTTATTGAGAACTATGCTGGGAAGAGATTGCCATGTTGGATGAGAGAAGGAATTCATTCATGGCTTCCAAATCTCGTCGTAGTTAAAATAGTTAATTGTCAAGAGTGCATATTTATGTGCTCCTTTGGAAGACTTGCTCATCTTAAATATCTATACTTCGGCCGCTTGGAGAAGGTTGAGTACATAGAAAATGGTGATAGCAGCAGCAGCAGTGACAATACGCTAGTCCTCGGAGATGAGCATGCATCCACTCCCTTATTTCCGTCCCTACTACACCTCACACTTACGAAGATACCCGCGTTGAAGGGATGGTGGAGTGTTACGGACTCTGCTCAAGACCGAGGTCTGAATCAACTCCAGAAATGGATGCCTGCATTTCCCAAATTGGAGGAGGTGAGAATGGACATGGAGCTGGTTATTTCATTGGCCCAAGTGTTTCTACAAAGAATTTCTTCTGTACGACGTCTCGTTGTAATTGGCAAACTTCTCACTGTAAATATGGGACCTAAGGCTAAAGCAATACAAAAGTCGTTGCCTTCAAATGTTGCTACTAGGCCGAGACAACCAGTCATTCTCCTCAAAAGCTACCTTCCCATGCTTTTTGAGCTACGCTTTCGCGGGATTGAACTAGTATACCTTCCTGAGGAGTTTCGAGGTATGCCAGCTTTGGAAATCCTAGGTATATACAACTGCAAAGCTTTAGAGGCAGTTCCAGAGTGGATTGACAGTCTCACATCCCTCAGGAGCCTTACTATAGATAATTGTCCCGAAATAAAATCATTGCCATCCGAGATCAGCAACCTATCCAACTTGACGTCACTGATCCTTACAAGATGCTCTTTTCAGCTCGCCGAGAGATGCCAGGAGCCATCAGGTGAAGACTGGCTCAAAATTAAACATATTCCCAACATTCGCATTGAAGCCGCTAATAATGATGAATAA
- the LOC141606581 gene encoding monocopper oxidase-like protein SKS1, with translation MGFSWMKMCKILMLMLYFIGIFISCCLCDDPSQNFTLTYSYKTLKPLGVPQQVIVVNDQFPGPSVEVTTNDNVAIDVRNSLDEELLVNWNGMHLQDNPWQDGVQGTNCAISPKRNFTYQFQAKDQIGSFFYHPSIKFQRASGGFGPIIVMNRTVVPLPFAKPDADVTLMIGDWYTRDHKVLRAELDAGKHLGLPDGVLINGKGPYQYNTTLVPDGIEYETIKVDPGKTYRFRVHNVGTSTSLNFRIQSHSLILVETEGYYTSQLNISNFDIHVGQSYSFLVTMNQNASTDYYIVASARFLNDSGWERVTGVAILQYSNSKGKATGPLPDPPNDFYDTNWSMNQAISVRQNGSASGARPNPQGSFVYARINVTDTYILQTLPPTTIMGKRHATLNGISFVNPATPIVLADSNSVNNTYKLDYPLRPMAGRKPRLDTSIIKGRFKGFAEIIFQNNDTILQTFHLDGFSFYVVGMSYGVWTPDKRPSYNLWDAIYRCTVQVFPGAWTAIYVYLDNPGVWNLRTENLDRWYLGQETYIKLVNPEAKDQQFAPPGNIQYCGALASLQKDPNSAISINKNMKLLVAMLMVLVVILFDLR, from the exons atgggGTTTTCTTGGATGAAAATGTGTAAAATTCTGATGttaatgttgtattttattgGGATTTTTATAAGTTGTTGTTTGTGTGATGACCCTTCTCAGAATTTTACTCTTACTTATTCTTATAAAACCCTTAAACCTCTTGGTGTTCCTCAACAg GTGATAGTAGTCAATGATCAGTTTCCAGGGCCTTCAGTTGAAGTTACAACCAATGACAATGTCGCTATTGATGTAAGAAACAGCCTGGATGAAGAACTTTTGGTTAACTG GAATGGGATGCACTTGCAGGATAATCCCTGGCAAGATGGCGTCCAAGGAACTAATTGTGCCATTTCTCCGAAAAGGAATTTCACGTATCAGTTCCAGGCCAAAGACCAGATTGGCAGCTTCTTTTATCACCCTTCTATCAAATTTCAAAGAGCATCTGGTGGGTTTGGCCCCATTATAGTTATGAACAGGACCGTTGTCCCTCTGCCTTTTGCGAAACCAGATGCTGATGTTACTCTCATGATTGGTGATTGGTACACTCGTGACCACAAG GTGCTGAGAGCAGAATTAGATGCTGGGAAGCATCTTGGATTGCCTGACGGGGTTCTCATCAATGGAAAGGGACCGTACCAGTATAATACCACCCTTGTCCCAGACGGTATTGAGTATGAGACCATTAAAGTCGACCCAGGGAAAACATACAGATTTCGGGTGCACAATGTTGGGACTTCAACTAGCTTGAACTTCAGAATTCAAAGTCATTCGTTAATTCTGGTTGAAACTGAGGGATATTATACTTCACAGCTCAATATCTCCAACTTCGATATTCATGTTGGGCAGTCGTATTCCTTTCTTGTTACGATGAATCAGAATGCTAGTACAGACTACTACATTGTGGCTAGTGCGAGGTTTTTGAATGATTCTGGATGGGAAAGAGTCACCGGTGTAGCTATCTTGCAATATAGCAATTCAAAAGGAAAGGCTACTGGACCGCTTCCTGATCCTCCTAATGATTTCTATGACACTAATTGGTCTATGAACCAGGCAATTTCTGTCAG GCAAAACGGATCAGCAAGTGGAGCTCGTCCTAATCCGCAAGGATCTTTTGTCTATGCAAGAATCAATGTTACTGACACATACATTCTCCAAACTTTGCCACCGACAACAATCATGGGAAAACGTCATGCAACTCTTAACGGGATTTCCTTTGTAAATCCCGCTACTCCCATTGTCCTTGCAGACTCTAATAGTGTAAATAATACCTACAAGCTTGATTACCCCCTTAGGCCAATGGCAGGCCGTAAACCTCGTTTGGATACCTCTATCATCAAAGGCAGATTTAAGGGATTTGCCGAAATTATATTTCAGAACAACGATACAATCCTGCAGACATTTCATCTTGATGGCTTTTCGTTTTATGTTGTTGG GATGAGTTATGGTGTGTGGACACCTGACAAGAGGCCAAGCTATAACTTGTGGGATGCAATTTATCGCTGCACAGTCCAG GTTTTCCCTGGGGCATGGACAGCAATCTACGTTTATCTAGATAATCCGGGAGTATGGAATCTCAGAACAGAGAACCTCGATCGTTGGTACTTAGGCCAAGAAACTTACATTAAACTCGTCAATCCCGAAGCTAAAGATCAACAGTTTGCACCTCCTGGAAACATCCAGTACTGTGGTGCTCTAGCCTCCTTGCAAAA GGATCCAAATTCTGCAATTTCGATCAATAAGAACATGAAGCTACTCGTGGCAATGCTGATGGTACTCGTTGTCATTCTCTTTGATTTGCGGTGA
- the LOC141606582 gene encoding NAC domain-containing protein 7-like, which translates to MNSCTHVPPGFRFHPTDEELVDYYLRRKINGRRIDLDIIKEVDLYKIEPWDLLEICKLGDEDQSEWYFFSHKDKKYPTGTRTNRATAAGFWKATGRDKAIYSKHELVGMRKTLVYYKGRAPNGQKSDWIMHEYRLETDENGPPQEEGWVVCRAFKKKPTTMRRISEHESPYWYDDQASLMSDLDSPKQSYQSNNNILNNDLTYTRKKSEIDHNNLHNLHFQIPHQNHLIHQLPLLEPSKVTNTNYNINNNNALILHGLSQAIPSNSTQQIAVNNVNTHNAPSMVFDDQGVFDQLTDWRVLDKFVASQLSQDNDVSKEIINNNYSSSSLTVPSGLLPGSLIDQVNKAEASTPDNASTSTSSSQIDAWK; encoded by the exons ATGAATTCATGTACACATGTACCTCCTGGTTTCCGATTCCATCCAACCGATGAAGAACTTGTTGATTACTATCTTAGACGAAAGATTAACGGGAGAAGAATCGATTTAGACATCATTAAAGAGGTCGATCTCTACAAAATTGAGCCTTGGGATCTACTAG AAATATGCAAGTTAGGAGATGAAGATCAAAGTGAATGGTACTTCTTCAGTCACAAGGACAAAAAATATCCAACCGGAACTCGAACAAATAGGGCAACGGCAGCCGGGTTTTGGAAAGCAACCGGTCGAGATAAGGCTATATACTCCAAGCATGAATTGGTTGGCATGAGGAAAACTTTGGTGTACTACAAAGGTCGAGCTCCCAATGGACAAAAGTCCGATTGGATAATGCATGAGTATAGACTTGAAACCGACGAAAATGGTCCTCCTCAG GAAGAAGGATGGGTAGTATGTAGAGCATTCAAGAAAAAACCAACAACCATGAGAAGAATAAGTGAGCATGAATCACCATATTGGTACGACGATCAAGCCTCGTTAATGTCCGATTTGGACTCACCGAAACAAAGCTATCAATCCAACAACAATATACTCAATAATGATCTCACATATACTCGAAAAAAGTCGGAAATTGATCATAATAATCTTCATAATCTACATTTCCAAATTCCTCATCAAAATCACCTTATTCATCAATTACCTCTTTTAGAACCCTCAAAAGTTACTAATACTaattacaatatcaacaacaataatgCCCTAATTCTTCATGGTTTAAGCCAAGCAATTCCAAGCAACTCTACACAACAAATCGCGGTGAATAATGTCAATACTCACAATGCACCATCAATGGTATTTGATGATCAAGGTGTTTTTGATCAATTGACTGATTGGAGAGTGTTAGACAAATTTGTTGCATCACAATTAAGTCAAGATAATGATGTGTCCAAAGAGATTATTAACAACAATTATTCATCGAGTTCTTTAACTGTTCCGTCTGGATTGTTGCCGGGTTCTTTAATTGATCAAGTGAACAAGGCGGAGGCCTCAACGCCGGATAATGCATCTACTTCTACGTCGAGTAGCCAAATTGATGCATGGAAGTGA